A genomic segment from Desulfatirhabdium butyrativorans DSM 18734 encodes:
- the aroQ gene encoding type II 3-dehydroquinate dehydratase → MSDITDRPRILVIHGPNLNFLGTREPETYGATTLADINETLQRTGDTWGVDIDTFQSNHEGMIVEAIQAIAASHQGLIINPAAYTHTSVAIRDALLLLKMPIVEVHLSNVHKREPFRHKSLISDVCTGQIVGLGSMGYLLALEFIVKTIRKQSESA, encoded by the coding sequence ATGTCCGACATCACCGACCGCCCACGCATCCTGGTGATTCACGGGCCGAACCTGAATTTTCTCGGCACTCGTGAACCCGAAACATACGGCGCCACAACCCTTGCCGATATCAACGAAACCCTGCAGCGAACCGGAGACACCTGGGGGGTCGATATCGACACCTTCCAATCCAACCACGAAGGCATGATTGTCGAGGCAATTCAGGCCATCGCCGCATCGCATCAGGGTCTCATCATCAACCCGGCCGCCTATACGCACACGAGCGTGGCCATCCGGGACGCCCTGCTCCTGCTGAAGATGCCCATCGTCGAGGTGCATCTGTCGAACGTACACAAGAGAGAGCCTTTCCGCCACAAATCCCTGATCTCGGATGTCTGTACCGGTCAGATCGTCGGGCTGGGATCGATGGGGTATCTGCTGGCCCTCGAATTCATCGTCAAGACCATTCGAAAGCAATCCGAAAGCGCATGA